Proteins from one Phocoena phocoena chromosome 7, mPhoPho1.1, whole genome shotgun sequence genomic window:
- the STK11IP gene encoding serine/threonine-protein kinase 11-interacting protein, producing the protein MTTAPRDSLVWELAGLLRESGDAVLSGRSTLSLLTAALQQLNHVFELHLGPWGPGQTGFVALPSHPADSPVILQLQFLFDVLQKTLSLKLVHVPGLGLPGPIKIFPFKSLRQLELRGVPLHCLHGLRAIYSQLETLICSRSLQALEELLSACGGDLCSALPWLALLSADFSYNTLTALDSSLRLLSALRFLSLSHNQVQDCEDFLMDLSELCHLDISYNHLRLVPRMGPSGAALGTLILRGNELQSLHGLEQLRNLRHLDVAYNLLERHRELSPLWLLAELRKLCLEGNPLWFHPEHRAATARCLSPRARDAAAGFLLDGKALSLTDFQTSPSSGLGPMAPPLPRPVGSTTETSGGADLSDSPSSGGVVVQPLVRKVKSRVRVRRASISEPSDTDPEPRTLDPSPAGWFVQQHRELELMNSFRDRFGRDWLQYRNHLQASGTPALGTVHPGTPSPETVCSPPPPETESAQEEAEEVEVEPEPREEEEGGEEEEEEEEGQEPRGVEGECAVGVEAGAVELCRPMLVCPLEGPEGLRGRECFLWVTAGHLFEVELQAARTLERLELQSLEAAEIEAETQTQNEPAPEGSDPRPGGPVLVLRFSYICPERQLRRYLVLEPDAQAAVQELLAVLTPAATLGKHQLGEARDPPGGRLQCLRCGHEFKPEEPRSGLDGGEGWRPLFRKTESPAVCPNCGSDHVVLLCPGTPSGKRRQGEQSPAPSQSPSPVHGPPGHSAYGTRAGSAPSQAPASRDRHSWSLSPPPERHGLRSVDHRLRLFLDVEVFTDAQEEFQCCLKVPVVLAGHPGEFLCLVVVSDHRLYVLKVTGEIRGPPAGWLQPTLAIPLQDLSSIELGLAGQSLRLEWAAGAGGCVLLPRDARHCRAFLEELTDVLQSLPPTRRSSVSATEEEVTPKHRLWPLLETDPSLEPLRFFYLQAFLVEGPSTCPVSLLLTLSTLYLLEEDPIGSQAEPPLPAASGEASEKAPPPGPGPSVHVREQQALSSLSSVLLYRVAPEHLRLVFYDEVSRLESFWALHVVCPEQLTALLAWIREPWEELFSIGLRTVTQEALDLGQ; encoded by the exons ATGACTACCGCCCCGCGGGACTCCCTGGTGTGGGAGCTCGCTGGGCTGCTGCGTGAGTCCG GGGATGCGGTCCTGTCTGGCCGTAGCACCCTGAGCCTGCTCACTGCCGCACTGCAGCAGCTGAACCACGTATTCGAGCTGCACCTGGGGCCATGGGGCCCTGGCCAGACGGGCTTTGTGGCTCTGCCTTCCCACCCCGCCGACTCCCCCGTCATCCTCCAGCTTCAGTTCCTCTTCGATGTGCTGCAGAAAACACTTTCACTCAAG ctggtCCATGTCCCAGGTCTTGGCCTCCCAGGGCCCATCAAAATCTTTCCATTCAAGTCCCTTCGGCAGCTGGAG CTCCGAGGTGTCCCCCTCCACTGCCTCCATGGCCTCCGTGCCATCTATTCCCAGCTGGAGACCCTGATTTGCAGCAGGAGCCTCCAGGCATTAGAG GAGCTCCTTTCAGCCTGCGGTGGTGACCTCTGCTCCGCCCTGCCCTGGCTGGCTCTGCTCTCTGCCGACTTCAGCTACAACACTCTGACTGCCTTAGACAGCTCCCTG CGTCTCTTGTCAGCTCTGCGCTTCTTGAGCCTGAGCCACAATCAGGTCCAGGACTGTGAGGATTTCCTGATG GACTTGTCTGAGCTCTGCCatctggacatttcctataacCATCTGCGTCTGGTGCCGAGAATGGGACCCTCGGGGGCTGCTCTGGGGACCCTGATACTGCGAGGCAATGAGCTCCAGAGCCTGCACG gcctggaGCAGCTGCGGAACCTGCGGCACCTGGATGTGGCCTACAACCTGCTGGAAAGACACAGGGAGCTGTCGCCGCTGTGGCTGCTGGCTGAGCTCCGCAAG CTCTGCCTGGAGGGGAACCCTTTGTGGTTCCACCCGGAGCACCGAGCGGCCACCGCCCGGTGCTTGTCACCCCGTGCCAGGGACGCTGCTGCTGGG TTCCTTCTTGATGGGAAGGCCTTGTCACTGACTGATTTTCAG ACCTCCCCATCCTCAGGCCTTGGCCCCatggccccacctctgccccgGCCGGTGGGGAGTACCACGGAAACCTCCGGCGGCGCTGACTTGAGTGACAGCCCCTCGTCGGGGGGCGTTGTGGTCCAGCCCCTGGTTCGTAAGGTTAAG AGCCGAGTCCGTGTGAGGCGGGCGAGTATCTCGGAACCCAGTGATACGGACCCGGAGCCCCGGACTCTGGACCCCTCCCCGGCTG GGTGGTTTGTGCAGCAGCATCGGGAGCTGGAGCTCATGAACAGCTTCCGGGACCGGTTTGGCCGTGACTGGCTGCAGTACAGGAATCACCTGCAGGCCTCTGGGACCCCTGCCTTAGGGACCGTGCATCCGGGCACCCCGAGCCCAGAGACTGTATGCAGCCCTCCGCCCCCTGAGACGGAGTCTGcacaggaagaggcagaggaggtCGAGGTGGAGCCGGAGCCgcgggaggaagaggagggaggggaagaggaagaggaggaggaggaggggcaggagccACGCGGAGTGGAGGGTGAGTGCGCGGTGGGCGTGGAGGCTGGGGCCG TGGAGCTCTGCCGTCCCATGTTGGTGTGTCCCCTGGAGGGGCCCGAGGGCTTGCGGGGCAGGGAGTGCTTTCTCTGGGTCACTGCTGGCCACCTGTTTGAGGTGGAGCTCCAAGCAGCTCGAACCCTGGAACGGCTTGAGCTCCAGAGTCTGGAGGCAGCTGAGATAGAGGCTGAGACCCAGACCCAGAACGAGCCGGCGCCCGAG GGCTCAGATCCACGCCCTGGGGGCCCCGTCCTCGTTCTCCGCTTCTCCTACATCTGCCCCGAGCGGCAGTTGCGTCGCTATTTGGTGCTGGAGCCAGATGCCCAGGCCGCTGTCCAG GAGCTGCTGGCTGTGTTGAccccagcagccaccttgggGAAGCATCAGCTTGGGGAAGCGAGGGACCCTCCCGGCGGCAGACTCCAGTGTCTGCGCTGTGGCCATGAGTTCAAGCCAGAGGAGCCCAGGTCGGGACTGGATGGTGGGGAAGGCTGGAGGCCTCTGTTCCGGAAGACAG AATCGCCTGCTGTGTGTCCAAACTGTGGTAGTGATCACGTGGTTCTCCTGTGCCCTGGAACCCCCAGTGGGAAACGGAGGCAGGGAGAGCAATCGCCGGCCCCCTCGCAGTCTCCGAGCCCCGTCCACGGCCCTCCTGGCCACAGTGCCTACGGTACCAGGGCCGGCAGTGCCCCATCTCAGGCACCGGCCTCCCGTGACCGCCACAGTTGGAGCCTCAGCCCCC cccctgagcgCCATGGCCTCCGCTCTGTGGACCACCGACTCCGGCTCTTCCTGGACGTCGAGGTGTTCACCGATGCCCAAGAGGAGTTCCAGTGCTGCCTCAAG GTGCCAGTGGTGTTGGCAGGGCACCCTGGGGAGTTTCTGTGTCTCGTGGTTGTGTCTGATCACAGGCTCTACGTGTTGAAGGTGACAGGGGAGATCCG CGGGCCTCCGGCTGGCTGGCTGCAGCCGACCCTGGCCATTCCCCTGCAGGATCTGAGTAGCATAGAGCTGGGCCTGGCAGGACAGAGCCTGCGGCTGGAGTGGGCGGCCGGGGCAGGTGGCTGTGTCCTGCTGCCCCGAGATGCCAGGCACTGCCGGGCCTTCCTGGAGGAACTTACgg ATGTCTTGCAGTCTCTGCCCCCCACCCGGAGGAGCAGCGTCAGCGCCACGGAGGAGGAGGTGACCCCGAAGCATCGGCTCTG GCCGTTGCTAGAGACAGACCCTTCCTTGGAGCCTCTCCGGTTCTTCTATCTTCAGGCATTCCTGGTTGAAG GGCCTTCTACCTGCCCTGTGTCCCTGTTGCTGACTCTGTCCACCCTGTACCTGTTAGAGGAGGACCCTATAGGGTCCCAGGCAGAGCCCCCTCTTCCAGCGGCGTCGGGCGAAGCCTCTGAGAAGGCCCCACCCCCCGGGCCAGGCCCTTCAGTGCATGTCAGGGAGCAGCAGGCACTCAGCAGCCTGAGCTCCGTGCTGCTGTATCGCGTGGCCCCGGAGCACCTGCGGCTGGTCTTCTACGACGAG GTGTCCCGGCTGGAGAGCTTTTGGGCACTCCATGTTGTGTGTCCGGAGCAGCTGACGGCCCTGCTGGCCTGGATCCGGGAGCCCTGGGAGGAGTTGTTTTCCATCGGACTCCGAACTGTGACCCAAGAGGCTCTAGACCTTGGCCAGTGA